In Bacillus sp. NP247, one DNA window encodes the following:
- a CDS encoding DUF3912 family protein, with product MNFDIVGQKAYIKDGPHRNRIGTVKKNEKQLEPHFAIVIGEQSIAVELKDIVLVGVDVGQFHKWCEQNGYL from the coding sequence TTGAACTTTGATATTGTAGGACAAAAAGCATATATAAAAGATGGGCCGCATCGGAACCGAATTGGAACTGTAAAGAAAAATGAAAAACAATTAGAACCCCACTTTGCTATTGTAATTGGAGAACAAAGTATTGCTGTAGAGCTAAAGGATATCGTTTTAGTTGGAGTAGATGTAGGACAATTTCATAAATGGTGCGAGCAGAATGGTTATTTGTGA
- a CDS encoding bifunctional homocysteine S-methyltransferase/methylenetetrahydrofolate reductase, with translation MKLLDLLSKGIVIGDGAVGTLLHSHGLQSSFEELNLSDPDLIISIHKQYVAAGADVIQTNTYGANEAKLRMYGLENQVAQINKAAVNIAKASITERNAILGTIGGMKHIGAVTTTDIEREFMLLEQAGALLEEQVDGLLLETFYDEFELLHAVKVLRKQTNIPIVAQLALHEAGTTQNGNDVNEILKQLLDYGANVVGLNCQLGPLHMTEAFKMISIPQNGYLSAYPNAGLPNYVEGRYVYEGSPAYFEEMTPNFIEQGIRLLGGCCGTTPEHIEGMKRAIANVAPVIAKETIQRPKVVHTHEKRSRAHVTLAEKAKKQTTVVVELDPPKTLDTQRFFEGARALKRAGADAITLADNSLASPRVSNMAMGALLTKHDIPVLTHLTCRDHNVIGLQSHLLGLSVLGMEEVLALTGDPARVGDFPGATSVYDLSSIELIKMIKEMNDGRSILGKSIGPATRFSVGGAFNPHVRHLKAAVKRMERKIDAGAEYFLTQPIYDIALIEEVYEATKHLEQPIFIGIMPLISKRNADFLHFEVPGITLPEEIRQRMDRHETKEAAIEEGIRISQELIDAAMKYFNGIYLITPFLKYEITEHLVKYVREKQEVKEGIN, from the coding sequence GTGAAATTACTAGATTTATTATCAAAAGGAATTGTAATAGGTGATGGAGCAGTTGGAACTTTATTACATTCACATGGTTTACAAAGTAGTTTTGAAGAATTGAATTTGTCTGATCCAGACTTAATTATATCGATCCATAAACAATATGTAGCTGCTGGAGCGGATGTTATTCAAACGAATACGTATGGTGCGAATGAAGCGAAACTCCGCATGTATGGTCTAGAAAATCAAGTCGCCCAAATTAATAAAGCGGCAGTGAATATTGCGAAAGCATCAATAACAGAGCGGAATGCAATTTTAGGGACAATTGGAGGTATGAAACATATTGGTGCTGTTACAACGACTGATATAGAGAGAGAATTTATGCTACTTGAACAGGCAGGTGCTTTACTAGAAGAACAGGTTGATGGATTACTATTAGAAACTTTTTATGATGAATTTGAATTATTGCATGCCGTTAAAGTGTTGCGTAAACAAACGAATATTCCGATTGTTGCTCAGTTAGCGTTACATGAGGCAGGTACGACTCAAAATGGGAATGATGTCAATGAAATATTAAAACAGCTTTTAGATTACGGTGCCAATGTTGTTGGATTGAACTGTCAACTAGGGCCACTTCATATGACGGAAGCTTTCAAAATGATATCGATTCCTCAAAATGGCTATTTATCAGCATATCCGAATGCAGGTCTCCCAAATTATGTGGAGGGGCGCTACGTATATGAGGGAAGTCCAGCGTATTTTGAAGAGATGACACCAAACTTTATTGAACAAGGTATTCGTTTATTAGGTGGTTGTTGTGGTACTACCCCGGAACATATTGAAGGAATGAAACGTGCTATTGCAAATGTTGCACCTGTAATAGCAAAAGAGACGATTCAAAGGCCTAAAGTGGTCCATACACATGAGAAGCGTTCGAGAGCTCATGTTACTCTCGCAGAAAAGGCAAAGAAACAAACGACAGTTGTAGTGGAATTAGATCCACCGAAAACGTTAGACACGCAGCGTTTTTTTGAAGGGGCAAGAGCACTGAAAAGGGCTGGAGCGGATGCTATTACTCTAGCAGATAATTCATTGGCATCGCCTCGCGTTTCTAATATGGCTATGGGTGCATTATTAACGAAGCACGATATTCCAGTATTGACGCATTTAACGTGTAGAGACCATAACGTCATTGGATTACAATCTCATTTGCTAGGGTTATCAGTGTTAGGTATGGAGGAAGTGCTAGCTTTAACTGGTGATCCAGCGCGTGTTGGTGATTTTCCAGGTGCAACTTCTGTATATGATTTGTCCTCTATTGAGCTCATTAAAATGATTAAAGAAATGAACGATGGGCGTTCCATTTTAGGAAAATCAATTGGTCCAGCAACAAGGTTTTCAGTGGGAGGCGCCTTTAATCCGCATGTAAGGCATTTAAAAGCAGCGGTTAAGCGAATGGAGCGAAAAATAGATGCTGGAGCGGAGTATTTCTTAACTCAGCCAATTTACGATATAGCGTTAATTGAAGAAGTGTATGAAGCGACAAAGCATTTGGAACAACCTATCTTTATTGGAATTATGCCATTAATAAGTAAGCGGAATGCAGATTTTCTTCATTTTGAAGTGCCGGGTATTACGCTCCCTGAAGAGATAAGACAAAGAATGGATAGACATGAAACGAAAGAGGCAGCCATAGAGGAAGGGATTCGTATTTCACAAGAGTTGATCGATGCGGCGATGAAATACTTTAACGGTATTTATCTTATTACACCGTTTTTAAAATATGAAATTACAGAACATCTCGTGAAATATGTGAGAGAAAAGCAAGAAGTGAAAGAAGGTATTAATTGA
- a CDS encoding nucleoside 2-deoxyribosyltransferase, translating to MKFYIASGFQNKHLVRFVSSQLKEVGWHHTYDWTKNERAVDQEQLREIGQAEKTAIKEADVFLLILDGGNGSHTEFGMAIALEKKVYIYHEGNPLQTTFYHLPEINIFEGDATEFASYVMKHME from the coding sequence ATGAAATTTTATATTGCTTCGGGATTTCAAAATAAGCATCTTGTACGTTTCGTATCAAGTCAGTTGAAAGAAGTAGGATGGCATCATACATATGATTGGACGAAAAATGAAAGAGCAGTCGATCAAGAACAATTAAGAGAAATTGGTCAAGCAGAAAAGACGGCTATAAAAGAAGCAGATGTCTTTTTACTTATATTAGATGGCGGAAATGGAAGTCATACAGAGTTTGGAATGGCGATTGCGTTAGAGAAAAAGGTATATATTTATCATGAAGGAAACCCACTGCAAACAACGTTTTATCATCTACCAGAGATAAATATTTTTGAAGGAGATGCAACTGAGTTTGCATCTTATGTTATGAAGCATATGGAATAA
- the metH gene encoding methionine synthase, which produces MKRIEERLQYEILILDGAMGTMIQQEDLTAEDFGGEEYEGCNEYLVKTRPDVILNIHKVYIEAGADIIETNTFGATNIVLSDYALSHLDEELNEKAAILAKQAVKESGKEVYVAGAMGPTTKAISVTGGVTFEELIEAYTRQARGLLRGEVDVLLVETSQDMRNVKAAYLGIQSAFEELNKIVPIMISGTIEPMGTTLAGQTIEAFYLSIEHMKPLSVGLNCATGPEFMREHIRSLSDLSECYISCYPNAGLPDEDGHYHESPASLAEKVKRFAEEGWINIIGGCCGTTPEHISAMKLALASINPREHHERVGHGISGLEALQYDDSMRPLFVGERTNVIGSRKFKRLVAEGKFEEAAEVARAQVKKNAHIIDICMADPDRDEIEDMERFLAEVTKVLKVPIMIDSTDENVMAKALTYIQGKGVINSINLEDGEERFEKVTPLLRKYGAAIVVGTIDEDGMAVSAERKIEIAKRSYELLTKKYGIRPSDIIFDALVFPVGTGDEEYIGSAAATIEGIRLIKEALPECLTILGVSNISFGLPPAGREVLNSVFLYHATKAGLDYAIVNTEKLERYASIPEEEKRLADALLFETTKETLEKFTNFYRVAKKKDVAPQETLTLDERLANYIVEGTKQGLQEDLSLALTEGRKPLDIINGPLMTGMDEVGRLFNGNELIVAEVLQSAESMKAAVSYLEPHMESSDSAKKGKVLLATVKGDVHDIGKNLVEIILSNNGYEIINLGINVRSDRIVQEVQEKKPDIIGLSGLLVKSAQQMVTTAEDLKAANIDIPIVVGGAALTRKFTDNRISPSYKGLVCYASDAMTGLDIINKLQKEEEREKMKQDKKERHLHIVKKEEKKVEIPAVIEPLPKATVIVPDSTKRVVLRDIPALHLAPFLNRQMLIGHHLGLKGNVKKLLQEGDKRAHELNDLIDELLQEGQSWLRPKAVYQFFPAQSDGKNIIIYDPEDHTRIIERFEFPRQGKAPYRTLGDYIRPIGDEMDYVAFLSVTVGEGVRDIAEEWKAKGDYLRSHAIQSLALELAEGLAEKTHMLIRDRWGIPDSPELTMEERFRTKYRGIRVSFGYPACPELADQEKLFRLIHPEEIGITLTEGFMMEPEASVTAMVFSHPEARYFSVL; this is translated from the coding sequence ATGAAACGAATAGAAGAGAGATTACAATATGAAATTTTAATATTAGATGGTGCAATGGGAACGATGATCCAGCAAGAAGACTTAACAGCGGAAGATTTTGGAGGAGAAGAATACGAAGGTTGTAATGAATATTTAGTAAAAACAAGACCGGATGTTATTTTAAATATTCATAAAGTCTACATTGAAGCTGGGGCAGATATTATTGAAACGAATACGTTTGGTGCAACGAATATTGTATTAAGTGATTATGCATTGTCTCATTTAGATGAAGAGTTAAACGAAAAGGCAGCGATTTTGGCGAAGCAAGCGGTTAAAGAAAGTGGGAAAGAAGTATATGTTGCGGGAGCGATGGGACCAACGACGAAAGCAATTAGTGTTACAGGCGGTGTGACTTTTGAAGAGTTAATCGAAGCCTATACAAGGCAAGCGAGAGGATTATTAAGAGGAGAAGTTGATGTATTGCTCGTTGAGACGAGTCAAGATATGCGTAATGTGAAAGCTGCGTACCTTGGAATTCAATCGGCGTTTGAAGAACTAAACAAAATAGTACCTATTATGATTTCTGGAACAATTGAACCGATGGGAACGACTTTAGCGGGTCAAACGATCGAAGCCTTTTATTTATCGATAGAGCATATGAAGCCATTATCGGTTGGATTAAACTGTGCCACTGGTCCAGAATTTATGAGGGAACATATCCGTTCTCTATCTGATTTATCAGAGTGTTATATTTCTTGTTATCCGAACGCTGGTCTTCCTGATGAAGATGGGCATTATCACGAATCTCCGGCGTCACTTGCTGAAAAAGTAAAACGTTTTGCTGAAGAAGGATGGATTAATATTATTGGTGGTTGTTGTGGAACAACACCAGAACATATAAGTGCAATGAAATTGGCACTTGCCTCGATTAATCCTCGTGAGCATCATGAAAGGGTTGGACATGGAATTAGTGGACTAGAAGCGTTGCAATACGATGATTCCATGAGACCTTTATTTGTTGGAGAAAGGACGAACGTAATTGGATCGCGTAAGTTTAAAAGATTAGTAGCAGAAGGGAAATTTGAAGAGGCTGCTGAAGTGGCAAGAGCGCAAGTGAAGAAAAATGCTCATATTATTGATATTTGTATGGCAGACCCTGATCGTGATGAAATAGAAGATATGGAAAGATTCTTGGCAGAAGTTACGAAAGTGTTAAAAGTACCGATTATGATTGATTCAACAGATGAAAATGTTATGGCGAAAGCTCTTACTTATATTCAAGGAAAAGGTGTTATCAATTCTATTAATTTAGAGGATGGAGAAGAACGTTTTGAAAAAGTGACACCCCTTCTTCGGAAGTACGGTGCTGCGATAGTTGTAGGGACAATTGATGAAGATGGTATGGCAGTTAGTGCAGAAAGAAAGATAGAAATTGCTAAAAGAAGCTATGAGTTACTAACGAAGAAGTATGGTATACGTCCATCTGATATTATTTTTGATGCACTTGTGTTTCCTGTAGGGACAGGTGATGAAGAATATATAGGTTCAGCGGCAGCGACTATAGAAGGAATTCGTCTTATTAAAGAAGCGTTACCAGAATGTTTAACGATTCTAGGGGTGAGTAACATATCTTTTGGTTTACCACCAGCTGGACGTGAAGTATTAAACTCTGTCTTTCTATACCATGCAACGAAAGCAGGATTAGATTATGCGATTGTTAACACGGAAAAATTAGAGCGCTATGCGTCAATCCCAGAGGAAGAAAAACGTCTTGCGGATGCATTATTATTTGAAACGACGAAAGAGACGTTAGAAAAATTTACAAACTTTTATCGTGTTGCCAAAAAGAAAGATGTCGCTCCACAAGAAACGCTAACACTTGATGAACGACTGGCAAACTATATTGTAGAAGGTACGAAGCAAGGACTACAAGAAGATCTAAGTCTCGCGCTTACAGAAGGACGAAAACCTCTGGATATTATTAACGGACCGCTTATGACAGGAATGGATGAGGTGGGACGATTATTTAATGGTAATGAGCTTATCGTTGCTGAAGTATTGCAAAGTGCTGAAAGTATGAAAGCTGCCGTAAGTTATTTAGAGCCACATATGGAATCTAGTGATAGTGCAAAAAAAGGGAAAGTGTTATTAGCGACTGTAAAAGGTGACGTACATGATATCGGGAAAAATCTCGTTGAAATTATTTTATCAAATAACGGATATGAAATTATTAATTTAGGAATTAATGTTCGTTCGGATCGAATTGTTCAAGAAGTACAAGAAAAGAAACCTGATATTATTGGTCTTTCTGGTTTGTTAGTAAAATCCGCACAACAAATGGTAACGACTGCTGAAGATTTAAAAGCAGCGAATATTGATATTCCAATTGTTGTAGGTGGTGCAGCACTAACGAGGAAATTTACAGATAATCGTATTTCTCCATCTTATAAAGGGCTCGTATGTTATGCAAGTGATGCAATGACAGGTCTTGATATTATTAATAAACTTCAAAAAGAAGAAGAGCGTGAGAAGATGAAACAAGATAAAAAAGAACGTCATCTTCATATCGTGAAAAAAGAGGAGAAGAAAGTGGAGATTCCAGCAGTAATTGAGCCGTTGCCAAAAGCAACTGTTATAGTGCCAGATTCGACGAAACGAGTTGTATTACGGGATATTCCTGCCCTTCATCTTGCACCGTTTTTAAATAGACAAATGTTAATTGGACACCATCTTGGGTTAAAAGGAAACGTAAAAAAACTCCTGCAAGAAGGGGATAAAAGAGCGCATGAGCTAAATGATTTAATTGATGAATTATTACAAGAAGGACAATCTTGGTTACGTCCAAAAGCGGTGTATCAATTTTTCCCGGCGCAAAGTGATGGGAAAAATATAATTATATACGATCCGGAAGATCACACACGTATTATAGAGCGATTTGAATTTCCGAGACAAGGGAAAGCACCATACCGTACTTTAGGGGATTATATACGCCCTATTGGAGATGAGATGGACTATGTTGCGTTCCTATCTGTTACTGTTGGGGAAGGAGTGCGGGACATTGCAGAGGAATGGAAGGCGAAGGGAGATTACTTACGCAGTCATGCAATTCAATCGTTAGCACTTGAATTAGCAGAAGGACTTGCTGAAAAAACACATATGCTTATTCGTGACCGCTGGGGCATTCCAGATTCGCCTGAACTGACGATGGAGGAGCGTTTCCGTACAAAATATAGAGGAATACGCGTATCATTTGGTTATCCAGCATGTCCAGAACTTGCTGACCAGGAAAAATTGTTTCGCTTAATTCATCCAGAGGAAATAGGTATTACATTAACAGAAGGATTTATGATGGAGCCAGAAGCGTCTGTAACGGCTATGGTATTTTCTCACCCTGAGGCAAGATATTTTAGTGTATTATAG
- a CDS encoding undecaprenyldiphospho-muramoylpentapeptide beta-N-acetylglucosaminyltransferase — MKKIVFTGGGSAGHVTPNLAIIPHLQEENWDISYIGSHEGIEKTIIEKGGIPYYSIASGKLRRYFDLKNIKDPFLVMKGVMDAYVRIRKLKPDVIFSKGGFVSVPVVIGGWLNRVPVLLHESDMTPGLANKIALRFASKIFVTFEEAAKHLPKEKVIYTGSPVREEVLKGNREKGLAFLSFSRKKPVITIMGGSLGAKKINETVRSALPELLKKYQIVHLCGKGNLDESLQNKEGYKQFEYIHGELPDILATTNFVISRAGSNAIFEFLTLQKPMVLIPLSKFASRGDQILNAESFKRQGYASVLYEEDVTVNSLIKHIEELSNNNETYKTALKKYNGKEAIKTIIQHISET, encoded by the coding sequence ATGAAAAAAATAGTCTTTACAGGTGGTGGTTCGGCAGGGCATGTAACACCTAATTTAGCCATTATTCCACATTTACAGGAAGAAAATTGGGACATCTCTTATATTGGTTCTCATGAAGGAATTGAGAAAACGATTATAGAAAAGGGAGGCATTCCGTATTATAGTATTGCAAGTGGAAAGCTACGTCGTTATTTTGATTTAAAAAATATAAAAGATCCCTTTCTTGTAATGAAAGGTGTTATGGATGCGTATGTAAGGATTCGAAAACTAAAACCGGATGTGATTTTTTCAAAAGGTGGTTTCGTATCTGTACCAGTCGTAATTGGAGGATGGTTAAACAGGGTGCCAGTTTTATTACATGAATCTGATATGACGCCAGGACTAGCAAATAAAATTGCGCTCCGTTTTGCTTCGAAAATATTTGTTACATTTGAAGAAGCAGCGAAACATTTACCGAAAGAAAAAGTAATATATACGGGATCTCCTGTACGTGAAGAAGTGCTAAAGGGAAATCGTGAAAAAGGTTTAGCGTTTTTAAGTTTTTCACGTAAAAAGCCAGTTATTACAATCATGGGAGGAAGTTTGGGCGCGAAGAAAATTAATGAAACGGTTCGATCCGCGTTGCCAGAACTTCTTAAAAAGTATCAAATTGTTCATCTTTGCGGAAAAGGTAATCTTGATGAAAGTTTACAAAATAAAGAAGGGTATAAACAATTTGAATATATACATGGGGAGTTGCCAGATATATTAGCGACAACAAATTTTGTTATTTCACGTGCGGGATCCAATGCGATTTTTGAGTTTTTAACATTACAAAAGCCAATGGTTTTAATTCCATTATCGAAATTTGCGAGCCGTGGAGATCAAATTTTAAATGCTGAATCCTTTAAAAGACAAGGGTATGCATCGGTATTATATGAAGAGGATGTAACGGTGAACTCGCTTATAAAGCATATAGAAGAGCTATCTAATAATAATGAAACGTATAAAACAGCATTGAAAAAATATAATGGAAAAGAAGCGATTAAAACTATCATTCAACATATTTCAGAGACATGA
- a CDS encoding metalloregulator ArsR/SmtB family transcription factor — MLETFQKEIELYESNAELLKVLAHPVRLCIVKGLIERGPSNVSTMYTGLNMPQSTISQHLAKLKSAKIVSSERKGLEIYYKVENETIIQLVRVLLG, encoded by the coding sequence ATGTTAGAAACCTTTCAAAAAGAAATAGAACTATATGAAAGCAATGCAGAATTATTGAAAGTGCTTGCTCATCCTGTTCGCTTATGTATTGTAAAGGGATTAATTGAACGTGGCCCAAGCAACGTTTCTACAATGTACACAGGCTTAAACATGCCACAATCTACAATTTCACAGCATTTAGCCAAGTTAAAAAGTGCTAAAATCGTTTCTAGTGAAAGAAAAGGATTGGAAATTTACTACAAAGTAGAAAACGAAACAATTATTCAACTCGTTCGCGTATTATTAGGTTAG
- a CDS encoding DUF3966 domain-containing protein, translated as MKRENTNGLGVTVLELSLYENTALIICFVLYVGSVIVYISRKFSQERELEKSEITAELEMLADESYKKQKIKEDHEAPHH; from the coding sequence ATTAAGCGTGAAAATACGAATGGATTAGGAGTGACTGTGTTGGAGCTAAGTCTCTATGAAAATACTGCACTTATTATATGCTTTGTGTTGTACGTTGGTAGTGTTATTGTTTATATTTCACGGAAATTTTCACAAGAACGAGAGCTTGAAAAATCAGAAATAACAGCTGAACTAGAAATGTTAGCTGATGAAAGTTATAAAAAACAAAAAATAAAAGAAGATCATGAGGCACCCCATCATTGA
- the metI gene encoding cystathionine gamma-synthase/O-acetylhomoserine thiolyase → MSTIETKLAQIGNRSEATTGTVNPPVYFSTAYRHEGIGKSTGFDYSRTGNPTRGLLEQAIADLESGEQGYACSSGMAAVLLVLSLFRSGDELIVSEDLYGGTYRLFSEHEDKWNIRCRYVDTQSIKQIEQAITSQTKAIFIETPTNPLMQVTDIVSVASVAKRHGLLLIVDNTFYTPYIQQPLTEGANIVLHSATKYLGGHNDVLSGLVVAKGKSLCEELAHYHNASGAVLSPFDSWLLIRGMKTLALRMKQHEENAHAIVAYLNDEDGVTDVFYPGRGGMISFRLQDETWINPFLQSLSLITFAESLGGVESLMTYPATQTHADIPEDIRTARGVCNRLLRFSVGIENSNDLIQDLKQAIKLVKEGVRI, encoded by the coding sequence ATGTCAACAATCGAAACAAAACTAGCACAAATCGGGAACCGTAGCGAAGCTACAACAGGAACTGTTAATCCACCTGTTTATTTCTCAACTGCTTATCGTCACGAAGGAATTGGTAAATCTACTGGCTTTGACTATTCAAGAACTGGAAATCCGACTCGCGGTCTTTTAGAACAGGCAATTGCAGATTTAGAAAGCGGTGAGCAAGGGTATGCCTGTAGCTCAGGAATGGCCGCTGTTCTCCTTGTCCTTTCACTATTCCGTTCCGGAGATGAACTTATCGTATCTGAAGACTTATACGGAGGAACATATCGTCTATTTTCCGAACATGAAGACAAGTGGAATATTCGATGTAGATACGTAGATACACAATCTATTAAACAAATTGAGCAAGCAATCACATCTCAAACGAAGGCTATTTTCATAGAAACACCGACTAATCCATTAATGCAAGTAACTGATATCGTAAGTGTAGCAAGTGTAGCGAAAAGGCACGGACTACTTCTTATTGTAGACAACACGTTCTATACACCTTATATACAGCAACCATTAACAGAAGGTGCAAATATCGTCCTTCATAGCGCAACTAAATATTTAGGCGGACATAACGATGTACTAAGCGGACTTGTCGTTGCGAAAGGGAAATCTCTTTGCGAGGAGCTTGCTCATTATCATAATGCCTCTGGTGCTGTCTTAAGCCCGTTTGATTCATGGCTATTAATTCGAGGGATGAAAACTTTAGCACTTCGCATGAAACAGCATGAAGAAAACGCTCATGCAATTGTTGCTTATTTAAATGATGAAGATGGTGTGACAGATGTATTTTATCCAGGAAGAGGTGGTATGATTTCATTTCGCCTTCAAGATGAAACTTGGATTAATCCTTTCTTACAATCTTTATCCTTAATTACATTTGCTGAAAGTCTTGGCGGCGTCGAAAGTTTAATGACTTATCCAGCAACGCAAACTCATGCCGATATTCCAGAAGATATTCGAACAGCACGCGGTGTGTGTAATCGTCTTCTCCGTTTTTCAGTCGGCATCGAAAATAGCAATGATTTAATTCAAGACTTAAAGCAAGCAATTAAACTTGTAAAAGAAGGTGTAAGAATATGA
- a CDS encoding cysteine hydrolase family protein, producing the protein METCADILIVIDLQNGVCYSGEHLFDLQNLLTKVNKRISSYRKSNKPIIFVQHCDDDLVPEKELWAIHTDLDVQEQDFFVRKTHANSFYKTNLKEILDQLSVHRIEFCGAQTEYCMDATIKFAHGLGYENFMVQKATSTLNNSFMSAKETIDFHENIWNHRFLKLIKDEL; encoded by the coding sequence ATGGAGACTTGTGCAGATATTTTAATCGTTATCGATTTACAAAATGGGGTATGTTATAGCGGAGAGCATTTATTTGATTTACAAAACTTGCTTACAAAAGTAAATAAAAGAATTTCTTCATACAGAAAATCAAATAAACCAATCATTTTTGTTCAACATTGTGATGATGATTTAGTACCCGAAAAAGAACTTTGGGCTATTCATACCGATCTAGATGTTCAAGAACAAGATTTTTTTGTAAGAAAAACACATGCAAATTCATTTTATAAAACAAACTTAAAAGAAATTTTAGATCAATTATCTGTACATCGTATTGAATTCTGTGGTGCCCAAACAGAATACTGCATGGATGCTACGATTAAATTTGCCCACGGACTAGGATACGAAAACTTCATGGTACAGAAAGCAACCTCTACTTTGAATAATTCATTTATGTCTGCAAAAGAGACAATTGATTTTCATGAGAATATATGGAACCACAGATTTTTAAAGTTGATAAAAGATGAACTCTAG
- the metC gene encoding cystathionine beta-lyase, whose amino-acid sequence MSYSIDTLLLHNQYKHDSHTGAVNVPIYNTSTFHQFDVDAFGKYDYSRSGNPTREALEDIIALLEGGTKGFAFASGIAAISTAFLLLSQGDHVLISEDVYGGTYRIITEVLSRYGVSHTFVDMTNLEEIKQNIKPNTKLFYVETPSNPLLKVTDIREVSKLAKSIGALTFVDNTFLTPLFQKPLDLGADVVLHSATKFIAGHSDVTAGLAVVKDEELAQKLGFLQNAFGAILGPQDCSLVLRGIKTLHVRLEHSAAGANKIAHYLQEHAKVQNVYYPGLQSHFGYSIQQTQATSAGAVLSFTLQSEDALRQFLSKVKLPVFAVSLGAVESILSYPAKMSHAALSQEARDERGISNSLLRLSVGLENVNDLISDFENALSYVEEPVNA is encoded by the coding sequence ATGAGCTATTCCATAGATACGCTTTTACTGCATAATCAATACAAGCATGACTCACACACAGGAGCTGTTAACGTTCCCATCTATAACACATCAACATTTCATCAGTTTGATGTAGATGCTTTCGGAAAGTATGACTATAGTAGATCTGGAAATCCAACACGTGAAGCTCTTGAAGATATCATTGCTTTATTAGAAGGCGGGACAAAAGGATTTGCCTTTGCATCAGGCATTGCAGCAATTTCTACTGCATTTCTCCTTCTTTCACAAGGTGACCATGTTCTTATTTCAGAAGATGTATATGGAGGCACTTACCGAATTATAACTGAAGTTCTCTCCCGTTACGGTGTTTCACATACATTTGTTGATATGACCAATTTAGAAGAAATAAAGCAAAACATTAAACCAAATACAAAACTCTTTTATGTAGAAACGCCTTCTAATCCACTTTTAAAAGTAACAGATATTCGCGAGGTTTCTAAACTTGCAAAATCTATTGGCGCTCTTACTTTTGTTGATAATACATTTTTGACACCATTATTCCAGAAGCCACTTGATCTTGGCGCCGATGTCGTCCTTCATAGTGCCACAAAATTCATTGCCGGTCATAGCGATGTCACCGCTGGATTAGCTGTCGTAAAAGATGAAGAACTCGCTCAAAAGCTCGGCTTTCTACAAAATGCTTTTGGTGCTATTTTAGGACCTCAAGATTGTTCTCTCGTACTTCGCGGCATTAAAACATTGCATGTACGTCTCGAGCACTCAGCTGCAGGTGCCAATAAAATTGCACATTATTTACAAGAGCACGCTAAAGTTCAAAATGTCTATTACCCTGGATTACAATCACATTTTGGCTATAGTATTCAACAAACTCAAGCAACATCAGCTGGGGCTGTTTTATCTTTCACCTTACAATCCGAAGATGCATTGCGCCAATTTTTATCAAAAGTTAAACTACCCGTTTTTGCGGTTAGTCTAGGAGCTGTTGAATCTATTCTTTCATATCCAGCAAAAATGTCACATGCAGCCTTATCACAGGAAGCACGTGATGAAAGAGGGATTTCTAATTCATTACTCCGTTTATCGGTTGGTCTTGAAAATGTTAACGATTTAATATCCGATTTCGAAAATGCTCTTTCTTATGTAGAAGAACCTGTAAATGCATAG